One window of Sphingomonas sp. KC8 genomic DNA carries:
- the fabI gene encoding enoyl-ACP reductase FabI, with protein sequence MAGLMEGKRGLIMGLANDRSLAWGIAKALAAQGAELAFSYQGESLERRVRPLAAEVGSDFLIDCDVSDMDALDKAFDTLAERWPTIDFVVHAIGFSDKNELRGLYVDTSLDNFLMTMNISAYSFVAVTKRARAMMPNGGSILTLSYYGAEKVVPHYNVMGVAKAALETSVKYLAMDLGPENIRVNAISAGPIKTLAASGIGDFRYILKWNELNSPLRRNVTIEDVGGAGVYLLSDLASGVTGEIHHVDAGYNVIGMKAEDAPDIALA encoded by the coding sequence ATGGCAGGCCTGATGGAAGGAAAACGGGGGCTTATCATGGGCCTCGCCAATGATCGCTCGCTGGCGTGGGGCATCGCCAAGGCGCTTGCCGCGCAGGGTGCGGAGCTGGCGTTCAGCTATCAGGGCGAATCGCTGGAGCGGCGCGTGCGCCCGCTGGCGGCCGAAGTGGGATCGGATTTCCTGATCGATTGCGACGTATCCGACATGGATGCGCTGGATAAGGCGTTCGACACGCTGGCCGAACGCTGGCCGACGATCGACTTCGTGGTCCATGCGATCGGCTTTTCCGACAAGAATGAATTGCGCGGGCTGTATGTCGACACCAGTCTCGACAACTTCCTGATGACGATGAACATTTCGGCTTATTCGTTCGTCGCCGTGACCAAGCGGGCGCGGGCGATGATGCCGAATGGCGGATCGATCCTGACCTTGAGCTATTATGGCGCGGAAAAGGTTGTCCCGCACTACAACGTCATGGGCGTTGCCAAGGCGGCGCTGGAAACGTCGGTGAAATATCTGGCGATGGACCTTGGCCCGGAAAATATCCGCGTCAACGCGATCTCCGCCGGGCCGATCAAGACGCTGGCGGCATCGGGCATCGGAGATTTCCGCTACATCCTGAAGTGGAACGAACTCAATTCGCCGCTGCGCCGCAACGTGACGATCGAGGATGTCGGCGGCGCCGGCGTCTATCTATTGTCCGATCTGGCAAGCGGCGTGACCGGCGAAATCCACCATGTGGATGCGGGCTATAACGTTATCGGCATGAAGGCCGAGGACGCACCGGATATCGCTTTGGCTTGA
- the aroC gene encoding chorismate synthase, translated as MSFNTFGRVFRFTTWGESHGPALGAVVDGCPPGLALSEADIQPLLDKRRPGTSRFTTQRQEPDQVRILSGTFEGKTTGTPISLMIENVDQRSKDYSEVAVAYRPGHADYAYDAKYGFRDYRGGGRSSARETAARVAAGAVARAVIPEVRIRAYLVELGGDPIDRAAFNDAEIDNNPFFCPDAAAAARWEAIVDGARKSGSSVGAIVECVAEGLPAGWGAPLYAKLDSELAAACMSINAVKGVEIGDGFDAARLTGEQNADPMRPGPDGLPIFLANHAGGVAGGISTGQPLVVRVALKPTSSILTPVETIGRDGQAADIRTKGRHDPCVGIRAAPVVEAMVALVLADQKLLQRAQRG; from the coding sequence ATGAGCTTCAACACGTTTGGCCGCGTCTTCCGCTTCACCACCTGGGGGGAGAGCCATGGGCCGGCGCTGGGCGCGGTGGTCGATGGGTGCCCGCCGGGGCTGGCATTGAGCGAGGCGGATATCCAGCCTTTGCTCGACAAGCGCCGTCCCGGCACGTCGCGGTTCACCACCCAGCGGCAGGAGCCGGATCAGGTGCGCATCCTGTCCGGTACGTTCGAAGGCAAGACGACCGGCACGCCGATCAGCCTGATGATCGAGAATGTCGACCAGCGATCGAAGGATTATTCGGAGGTCGCGGTCGCCTATCGGCCGGGCCATGCCGATTATGCCTATGACGCCAAATATGGCTTTCGTGATTATCGCGGTGGCGGGCGTTCGTCCGCGCGCGAAACGGCGGCGCGCGTGGCGGCAGGGGCGGTGGCCCGCGCGGTAATCCCCGAAGTGCGCATTCGCGCTTATCTGGTCGAGCTGGGCGGCGATCCGATCGACCGGGCGGCGTTCAATGATGCCGAAATCGACAATAATCCGTTCTTCTGCCCCGATGCGGCGGCGGCGGCGCGCTGGGAAGCGATCGTAGATGGCGCGCGTAAAAGCGGGTCTTCGGTGGGCGCGATCGTCGAATGCGTAGCCGAAGGGCTGCCGGCGGGTTGGGGCGCGCCGCTTTATGCCAAGCTGGACAGCGAACTGGCGGCGGCGTGCATGTCGATCAACGCCGTTAAAGGCGTCGAGATCGGCGACGGTTTCGATGCCGCCCGGCTGACCGGCGAACAGAATGCCGATCCGATGCGGCCGGGGCCGGATGGCTTGCCCATCTTCCTGGCCAATCATGCCGGCGGCGTCGCCGGTGGGATTTCCACCGGCCAGCCGCTGGTGGTGCGCGTGGCGCTGAAGCCCACATCGTCGATCCTGACGCCGGTGGAAACGATCGGGCGCGACGGGCAGGCGGCCGACATCCGCACCAAGGGCCGCCATGATCCGTGCGTTGGCATTCGTGCGGCGCCGGTGGTGGAAGCGATGGTCGCGCTGGTGCTGGCGGACCAGAAACTGCTGCAACGCGCCCAGCGGGGCTGA